From the genome of Methanosphaera sp., one region includes:
- a CDS encoding C1 family peptidase, which translates to MLNKSVAYINNSQFISNFIKSEGGAIASINSNLTVNNSNFTNNTAEYGGAIVIVNGTSQEAVSSYVNIIECPSETYIYNTNFNGNIATKAGGCIYDEYSNIVVDNSNFTNNTAEDTSAIYTDKVKFTLNNTNFIKNIANITVYAYETDIIQQNTNYIQDVAEKVVDMYIPYNVGFIDENNTYSRDNSIIKTFIIKTNDIDTNNYTYNMTIADVLPSYYNLNDDGYITPTKDQLDGGNCWAFSTLSALESNILKATGKTYDLSENNLKNLMALYSKYGANSVQNMGGFGLTMGVGYIINWLGPVLEDDDVYDPHDIISSELKNIMKVSNIYKLPQRMNATDNNAIKQAILKYGALGCSIMVDDSQLGHNFYVNNTTNINHLVMIVGWDDNYSRYNFKNTPAGDGAFIIKNSWGDKGDNEFYYISYYDTSINCKSISQINTSEIWTFILDNNNFDKQYFYDISGCNFYSFNSKNITYSNEYEIQQNEQIQAFGTYIYNPTVKTNYTAQIYVNGKLKTTQKGVFSKNYYYQTIKLANPVDVKAGDVATIRLTLKSNEIVGVPVSIANNQHIISTNNSKIEDEICEGYVVSLKLYTNTKKTDMQVKTTGDHEVTIKITDKDFKTLNNGKITLKYNNKTLDVVDVKSDETKINLSEYDTPKITFYYTGYGDDSTNYTINMNIFKDTTKITLNITDTKINQTIAIRGKLVNSENQAIKNANITIQIDNKIYTTTTDKNGQYSLNYTSPKAGLRNVYVTFAGDENYQKSDIKSSFKVNKLNINFEIQEIKGVIGDTITIKAILRDENGNTFTGGNVVFKFNNVTLKEDGTFSRDVSPLKVSVENGIVTITLPATKEMRDAKNLTIVYSGSSYYNNATSQPICVEIAKRCADIHMNIIQNTTKNMTQAIITATINETTKKSENTMINNDDYVIIKVNGCTIKDKTGKPEKIKVENNKIQYVYKIPANTKNTQYKFDVIYSSPYYYPNCRDSEIITIKN; encoded by the coding sequence ATGCTTAATAAATCAGTAGCATATATAAACAATAGTCAATTTATATCAAACTTCATAAAAAGTGAAGGTGGAGCAATAGCATCAATAAATTCAAATTTAACAGTTAACAATTCAAACTTCACAAACAACACTGCAGAATATGGTGGAGCAATAGTAATTGTAAATGGAACAAGCCAAGAAGCAGTAAGTTCATATGTAAATATTATTGAATGTCCATCTGAAACATACATCTATAATACAAACTTTAATGGCAATATTGCAACAAAAGCTGGTGGATGTATATATGATGAATATTCAAATATTGTAGTTGACAATTCAAATTTCACAAACAACACTGCAGAAGATACATCAGCAATCTATACAGATAAAGTAAAATTCACACTTAACAATACAAACTTCATAAAAAATATTGCAAATATAACAGTATATGCATATGAAACAGATATTATACAACAAAATACAAACTACATACAAGATGTTGCAGAAAAAGTAGTTGACATGTACATACCATATAATGTTGGATTTATTGATGAAAACAACACATATTCACGTGATAATTCAATAATTAAAACATTTATCATAAAAACTAATGATATTGATACAAACAACTACACCTATAATATGACAATAGCTGATGTACTACCAAGCTATTATAATCTTAATGATGATGGATATATAACACCAACAAAAGATCAGCTAGATGGTGGAAACTGTTGGGCATTTTCAACATTATCAGCACTAGAGTCAAACATACTTAAAGCTACAGGAAAAACATACGACCTATCTGAAAACAACCTTAAAAACCTAATGGCACTATATTCAAAATATGGAGCAAATAGTGTACAAAACATGGGTGGATTTGGATTAACAATGGGTGTTGGATATATCATTAACTGGCTAGGACCAGTACTAGAAGATGATGATGTATATGATCCACATGATATTATTTCATCAGAACTTAAAAATATAATGAAAGTATCAAATATATACAAACTACCACAACGTATGAATGCAACAGACAATAATGCAATAAAACAGGCAATACTAAAATATGGAGCATTAGGATGTTCAATAATGGTTGATGATTCACAACTAGGACATAACTTCTATGTAAATAATACAACAAATATTAACCACTTAGTTATGATTGTTGGATGGGATGACAATTATAGTCGTTATAACTTTAAAAATACACCAGCAGGTGATGGAGCATTTATTATTAAAAATAGTTGGGGAGATAAGGGTGATAATGAATTCTACTATATATCATACTATGACACCTCAATAAATTGTAAATCTATAAGTCAGATAAATACATCAGAAATATGGACATTTATTCTTGATAATAATAACTTTGATAAACAATACTTCTATGATATAAGTGGTTGTAACTTCTATTCATTTAATAGTAAAAATATCACCTATTCAAATGAATATGAAATACAACAAAATGAACAAATACAGGCATTTGGAACATACATCTATAATCCTACAGTAAAGACCAACTACACAGCTCAAATCTATGTAAATGGAAAACTTAAAACTACACAAAAGGGAGTATTTAGTAAAAACTACTACTACCAGACTATAAAACTCGCAAATCCAGTAGATGTAAAAGCAGGAGATGTGGCAACTATAAGACTAACACTAAAAAGTAATGAAATTGTAGGAGTACCTGTTTCAATTGCAAACAATCAACATATAATATCAACAAACAATTCAAAAATAGAAGATGAAATCTGTGAAGGCTATGTAGTTTCACTAAAACTATACACAAACACCAAAAAGACAGATATGCAAGTAAAAACAACAGGAGATCATGAAGTTACAATTAAAATAACAGACAAAGACTTCAAAACATTAAACAATGGAAAAATAACACTAAAATATAACAATAAAACACTTGACGTGGTAGATGTAAAATCTGATGAAACAAAGATAAACCTATCAGAATATGATACACCTAAAATAACATTCTACTACACAGGTTATGGTGATGATAGCACAAATTACACAATAAACATGAATATCTTCAAAGATACAACAAAAATAACACTAAACATAACAGATACAAAGATAAACCAGACAATCGCAATACGAGGAAAACTAGTTAACTCAGAAAATCAGGCAATAAAAAATGCAAACATCACAATACAAATAGATAACAAGATATACACAACAACTACTGATAAAAATGGACAATACTCACTTAACTACACCTCACCTAAGGCAGGACTTAGAAATGTATATGTAACATTTGCCGGTGATGAAAACTATCAGAAATCAGATATAAAATCATCATTTAAAGTAAATAAACTCAACATAAACTTTGAAATACAGGAAATTAAAGGAGTAATAGGTGATACTATTACAATAAAAGCCATACTTCGTGATGAAAATGGAAACACATTCACTGGTGGAAATGTAGTATTTAAATTTAATAATGTAACACTAAAAGAGGATGGAACATTTAGTCGTGATGTAAGTCCACTTAAAGTATCAGTAGAAAATGGAATTGTAACAATAACACTTCCTGCAACAAAAGAGATGCGTGATGCAAAAAATCTTACAATAGTCTATAGTGGATCAAGTTACTATAATAATGCAACATCACAGCCAATATGTGTAGAAATTGCAAAAAGATGTGCAGACATACACATGAACATAATACAAAATACTACAAAAAATATGACACAAGCTATAATAACAGCAACAATAAATGAAACAACAAAAAAATCAGAAAATACCATGATAAATAATGATGACTATGTAATAATTAAAGTTAATGGATGTACAATCAAAGATAAAACAGGAAAACCAGAAAAAATCAAAGTCGAAAACAACAAGATACAATATGTATATAAAATACCTGCAAATACTAAAAATACACAATACAAATTTGATGTAATATACAGTAGTCCATACTACTATCCAAATTGTCGTGATAGTGAAATTATCACAATTAAAAACTAG